A region of Chloroflexota bacterium DNA encodes the following proteins:
- a CDS encoding response regulator transcription factor, which produces MAEKYPLIIFSNLKDTVDVTSKALAGTPFGLAGITDSFINARTLLSQYAPEFLLIHLNENCQETNVLVQRLKTVSPRTRILVIPNSWDCNTVFDTIRAGADVIIPDRGELTKLPRILQTLLDDEIYLPSFVASSLLERSRQEVQSPSEFPFLLTDKEKEILEQFSQGTCPTTVADNLGLSHELVRAYADNVIKKIHFVDIARKQYEEIMSGLLGYHTHFKY; this is translated from the coding sequence ATGGCCGAAAAATACCCATTAATCATATTCTCCAACCTGAAAGATACGGTGGATGTCACCTCCAAAGCCCTGGCCGGGACACCCTTTGGATTGGCGGGAATCACCGATTCATTCATCAACGCGCGGACCCTCCTCAGCCAATATGCCCCTGAATTCCTACTGATCCACCTAAATGAGAACTGCCAGGAAACCAATGTTCTGGTCCAGCGACTGAAAACCGTCAGTCCTCGCACCCGAATCCTGGTTATCCCTAATAGCTGGGACTGCAATACTGTCTTTGATACAATCCGGGCCGGCGCTGACGTCATCATCCCTGACCGCGGCGAACTGACAAAGCTGCCCAGGATCCTGCAAACGCTTCTGGATGATGAAATCTACCTGCCCAGTTTCGTAGCCAGCAGTCTGCTGGAACGCAGTCGCCAGGAAGTTCAATCACCATCCGAATTCCCCTTCCTTCTGACGGATAAAGAAAAGGAGATTTTAGAACAATTTTCTCAAGGTACCTGCCCAACAACGGTCGCCGACAATTTGGGCCTCAGCCATGAGCTTGTTCGGGCCTATGCGGATAATGTCATCAAGAAAATCCACTTTGTGGATATCGCCCGCAAGCAATATGAAGAGATCATGTCGGGCCTGTTGGGCTATCACACTC